Proteins from a single region of Phycisphaeraceae bacterium D3-23:
- a CDS encoding fatty acid desaturase: MSKTTAPRFWTRFGQSILRWFDSGDTQAPDAKAYPGPKKVEWVRNLPYFAMHAACLLVIWVGISWTAVAVAVALYYFRMFAITGFYHRYFSHKTFKTSRAFQFVMAVCGLCAIQRGPLWWAAHHRHHHVHSDEHPDLHSPKQHGMLWSHMFWFTTDTVFATNHKNVKDLAKYPEIKFLNRHETLIYLAFAAFVLGLGFLLSAFDFFGTSVMQIFVWGFFISTVFNYHAVYTINSLSHLFGRRRYNTTDTSRNNIWLALLTLGEGWHNNHHHYPSSVKQGFYWWEIDITYYVLKMMSWTGLIWDLRGVPEKKLLGNRLA; encoded by the coding sequence ATGTCCAAGACGACCGCCCCCCGCTTCTGGACCCGATTCGGCCAGTCCATCTTGCGATGGTTCGACAGCGGCGATACCCAAGCCCCCGATGCCAAGGCCTACCCCGGCCCCAAGAAGGTCGAGTGGGTACGAAACCTCCCCTACTTCGCGATGCACGCCGCGTGCCTGCTCGTCATCTGGGTCGGCATCTCGTGGACGGCCGTCGCCGTCGCCGTCGCGCTCTACTACTTCCGCATGTTCGCGATCACCGGGTTCTACCACCGCTACTTCTCGCACAAGACGTTCAAGACCAGCCGGGCCTTCCAGTTCGTCATGGCCGTCTGCGGCTTGTGCGCGATCCAGCGCGGGCCGCTCTGGTGGGCGGCGCACCACCGCCACCACCACGTCCACTCCGACGAGCACCCCGACCTGCACAGCCCCAAGCAGCACGGCATGCTCTGGTCGCACATGTTCTGGTTCACGACCGACACCGTCTTCGCGACCAACCACAAGAACGTCAAGGACCTGGCGAAGTACCCCGAGATCAAGTTCCTCAACCGCCACGAGACGCTGATCTATCTCGCGTTCGCGGCGTTCGTCCTCGGGCTGGGTTTCCTGTTGTCTGCGTTCGATTTCTTCGGCACGTCCGTGATGCAGATTTTTGTGTGGGGCTTCTTCATCTCGACCGTGTTCAACTACCACGCGGTGTACACGATCAACTCCCTGAGCCACCTCTTTGGCCGACGCCGATACAACACCACCGACACGTCGCGCAACAACATCTGGCTCGCGCTCCTGACGCTGGGCGAGGGCTGGCACAACAACCACCACCACTACCCCTCATCCGTGAAGCAGGGCTTCTACTGGTGGGAGATCGACATCACGTACTACGTCCTCAAGATGATGTCGTGGACGGGATTGATCTGGGACCTCCGCGGCGTGCCGGAGAAGAAGCTGCTGGGCAACCGGCTGGCGTGA
- a CDS encoding Gfo/Idh/MocA family oxidoreductase: MPKPIKLTRRRFLQSSAALAATSAWSLPASSYNRVYGANDRMNIAFIGVGGIASGQHIPQMQQLGAGCPCYCDADANRFGAAANRWADATGYTDYRAMYDAQHADIDGVMVGTPDHHHYPASIIGMMLGKHMYTQKPLAHTVWESRQLKLAAERYQVATQMGNQMHANEGNRRIVEWVRSGELGVIKEAHIWTNRPIWPQGREAPDGQSEVPEKLDWESWVGPAPMRPFVGRDGRGPYHPFNWRGFTAFGTGALGDMGCHTTDGFYWGMDPGYPTSVELLSNNPIHDADMFDSQGTVKFEFPEKLSRPAFDYYWYEGGLKPEKPEWVEGDELSSSGGLIIGERGAIQYLDDYGNNIRVYNFDDNELNEPEKTLERSEGHHKEWFDACKGEHDYTYPRSNFGYAAMLTESVILGTIAQKTGGRLEYDWVNQRITNNEAANQYITKQYRDGWEFKMD, encoded by the coding sequence ATGCCCAAGCCCATCAAACTCACCCGCCGCCGCTTCCTCCAGTCCTCGGCCGCGCTCGCCGCGACGTCGGCGTGGTCGCTGCCGGCCTCATCGTACAACCGGGTCTACGGCGCGAACGACCGCATGAACATCGCGTTCATCGGCGTGGGCGGCATCGCCTCGGGCCAGCACATCCCGCAGATGCAGCAGCTCGGCGCGGGCTGCCCGTGTTACTGCGACGCGGACGCCAACCGCTTCGGCGCGGCCGCGAACCGATGGGCCGACGCCACCGGCTACACCGACTACCGCGCCATGTACGACGCGCAGCACGCCGACATCGACGGCGTCATGGTCGGCACGCCGGACCACCACCACTACCCCGCGTCGATCATCGGCATGATGCTTGGCAAGCACATGTACACCCAAAAGCCCCTCGCGCACACCGTCTGGGAATCGCGCCAGCTCAAGCTCGCCGCCGAGCGCTACCAAGTCGCCACGCAGATGGGCAACCAGATGCACGCCAACGAGGGCAACCGCCGCATCGTCGAGTGGGTCCGCTCGGGCGAGCTCGGTGTCATCAAGGAGGCGCACATCTGGACCAACCGCCCGATCTGGCCACAGGGACGTGAAGCGCCCGATGGCCAGAGCGAGGTCCCCGAGAAGCTCGACTGGGAGAGCTGGGTCGGCCCGGCCCCGATGCGCCCCTTCGTCGGGCGCGACGGCCGGGGCCCCTACCACCCGTTCAACTGGCGCGGCTTCACCGCCTTCGGCACGGGCGCGCTGGGCGACATGGGCTGCCACACCACCGACGGGTTCTACTGGGGCATGGACCCGGGCTACCCGACCTCTGTCGAGCTCTTGAGCAACAACCCCATCCACGACGCCGACATGTTCGACAGCCAGGGCACGGTCAAGTTCGAGTTCCCCGAAAAACTCTCACGCCCCGCCTTCGACTACTACTGGTACGAGGGTGGGCTCAAGCCCGAGAAGCCCGAGTGGGTCGAGGGCGACGAGCTTTCCAGCTCCGGCGGGCTCATCATCGGCGAACGCGGCGCGATCCAGTACCTCGACGACTACGGCAACAACATCCGTGTCTACAACTTCGACGACAACGAGCTCAACGAACCGGAAAAAACACTCGAACGCTCCGAAGGCCACCACAAAGAGTGGTTCGACGCCTGCAAGGGCGAACACGACTACACCTACCCCCGTTCGAACTTCGGCTACGCCGCGATGCTCACCGAGTCTGTCATCCTCGGCACGATCGCGCAGAAGACGGGCGGCCGGCTTGAATACGACTGGGTCAACCAGCGCATCACCAACAACGAAGCCGCCAACCAGTACATCACCAAGCAGTACCGCGACGGCTGGGAATTCAAGATGGATTGA
- a CDS encoding 7-cyano-7-deazaguanine synthase, translating into MSTTPHVMVLNNGGLRSLVATAMARGEDPAPRVTLLHVDDGREARATRVTFVRRQAKSLALTRVTELSIPHLYGHGYGRLPDGGPMGVLAQPQLLLAALAEARHQQAGTVVWPVSVNGQTKPAAQATEQAMLCEHLAQTEQEPAPRIDTPLAEFTDAQVVELGGQLGVDWTLAWSCNRPGERPCRACAGCRRRHTAFDRAGIVDTLIEQAVGAR; encoded by the coding sequence ATGAGCACGACGCCCCATGTGATGGTCCTGAATAACGGCGGGCTGCGGTCGCTGGTGGCGACGGCGATGGCGCGGGGCGAAGACCCGGCCCCGCGTGTGACGCTGCTGCATGTCGACGACGGCCGAGAGGCCCGGGCGACGCGTGTGACGTTTGTGCGCCGCCAAGCGAAGTCGCTTGCCCTGACGCGGGTGACGGAGTTGTCGATCCCGCATCTGTACGGCCACGGCTACGGCCGGCTGCCCGACGGCGGGCCGATGGGTGTCCTTGCGCAGCCGCAGCTACTGCTCGCGGCCCTGGCGGAGGCGCGGCATCAGCAGGCGGGCACAGTAGTCTGGCCCGTCTCGGTCAACGGCCAAACCAAGCCGGCGGCGCAGGCGACCGAGCAGGCGATGCTCTGCGAACACCTCGCGCAGACCGAGCAGGAGCCCGCGCCACGCATCGACACCCCCTTGGCCGAGTTTACCGATGCACAGGTCGTCGAGCTGGGCGGGCAGCTGGGCGTGGACTGGACGTTGGCGTGGTCCTGCAACCGTCCGGGTGAGCGGCCCTGCCGGGCGTGTGCAGGGTGTCGCCGTCGGCACACGGCGTTCGACCGCGCGGGGATCGTCGATACGCTGATCGAGCAGGCGGTGGGGGCGCGGTGA
- a CDS encoding LexA family transcriptional regulator, with amino-acid sequence MQQLGNQLRERRLSLGLTLSDVAQASGVTRSYLSMIENHRVENPPSAKILTKLGTVLQLNPGELERAAQWERTPPAIRARLAEAEERASRGRELAQWLRQVASKRDRGTGKNLDALYRSGQLGRRVNTVLSGEDRRQARGEKTGGGRKGSQGGEETPGVSKQAAEGSRRVTRGGVAGAAVDGGLGIDENGADPRMESVGFEGETVQSGGSVGFGGQKTSWLSFPKPEAQDPRPETSPASVPLINKVAAGYPAGFTDLDYPARVGDGLVVVPGYTGVHGGNDPDAFAATVCGASMQPGYSEGDIVVFSPLADVVDGCDCFVRLEPDHETTFKRVFLDEDAGRIRLQPLNPEFEPRTVDREQVAGMFRAVWRMSRL; translated from the coding sequence ATGCAGCAGCTCGGCAACCAGCTCCGTGAACGACGCCTGTCGCTGGGGCTAACGCTCTCCGACGTCGCCCAGGCGTCGGGCGTCACCCGAAGCTACCTGTCGATGATCGAGAACCACCGCGTCGAGAATCCGCCCTCGGCCAAGATCCTCACGAAGCTCGGCACCGTGCTGCAACTCAACCCCGGCGAGCTCGAACGCGCCGCGCAGTGGGAGCGCACCCCGCCCGCCATCCGCGCCCGTCTGGCGGAGGCGGAGGAACGCGCCAGCCGGGGGCGCGAGCTTGCGCAGTGGCTTCGCCAAGTGGCGTCCAAACGCGACCGCGGGACGGGCAAAAACCTTGATGCGCTGTACCGAAGCGGGCAGCTGGGTCGGCGCGTGAACACGGTGCTGTCGGGAGAAGACAGGCGTCAGGCGCGAGGCGAGAAAACCGGGGGGGGCCGTAAAGGGTCGCAGGGCGGAGAAGAAACGCCGGGCGTGTCGAAACAAGCGGCCGAAGGTAGCCGCCGCGTCACACGCGGGGGCGTGGCGGGTGCTGCTGTCGATGGCGGACTTGGCATCGATGAAAACGGGGCGGACCCACGGATGGAATCCGTGGGCTTCGAGGGGGAGACCGTTCAATCCGGGGGATCCGTGGGTTTCGGGGGTCAAAAAACGTCGTGGCTGTCTTTCCCGAAACCCGAGGCCCAAGACCCGAGGCCCGAGACCTCGCCCGCATCCGTCCCGCTGATCAACAAGGTCGCGGCGGGGTACCCGGCCGGGTTCACCGACCTCGACTACCCCGCGCGGGTGGGGGACGGGCTGGTTGTCGTGCCGGGCTACACCGGGGTGCATGGCGGCAACGACCCCGATGCGTTCGCGGCGACGGTGTGTGGGGCGTCGATGCAGCCGGGCTACAGCGAGGGCGACATCGTTGTGTTTTCGCCCTTGGCGGATGTGGTCGACGGGTGCGACTGCTTTGTGCGATTGGAGCCGGACCATGAGACAACTTTCAAGCGGGTGTTTCTGGACGAGGACGCGGGGCGGATCCGTTTGCAACCACTGAACCCGGAGTTTGAGCCCAGGACGGTGGACCGCGAGCAGGTGGCGGGGATGTTCCGGGCGGTGTGGCGGATGAGCCGGCTGTAG
- a CDS encoding sigma factor-like helix-turn-helix DNA-binding protein: MNLKHATRDDQRRRSDLRLAPEQLVRLADALPDEEARLIRARYGEGLTYRDLARRYRSEPRRIRRRIDRIADRMQSAEFRFTLLHENELTPKLRKTAKLLFLQGCSLRHTAQATHSTLHRIRTDRATLQTLARAAG; this comes from the coding sequence ATGAACCTGAAACACGCCACCCGAGACGACCAGCGACGCCGGTCTGACCTCCGGCTGGCCCCCGAACAACTGGTCCGCCTCGCCGACGCCCTGCCCGACGAGGAGGCCCGGCTGATCCGCGCCCGCTATGGCGAAGGGCTCACCTACCGCGACCTCGCGCGGCGCTACCGCTCCGAGCCCCGCCGTATCCGCCGACGCATCGACCGCATCGCCGACCGGATGCAGTCGGCCGAATTCCGCTTCACCCTGCTCCACGAAAACGAGCTCACCCCCAAGCTCCGCAAGACCGCCAAGCTCCTCTTCCTCCAGGGATGCAGTCTCCGCCACACCGCACAGGCCACCCACAGCACCCTCCACCGCATCCGCACCGACCGCGCCACCCTCCAGACCCTCGCCCGCGCGGCGGGATAA
- a CDS encoding ParB/RepB/Spo0J family partition protein codes for MPTPLPITRLCAHPANSNVMPAKLLKKLATHIERSGRYPPVIVRPFEGAYQILDGHHRVKAIESLGHTEAQCELWEVDDREALVLLTTLNRLEGSDDPKKRGALVSALMEGIELPALSKLLPEDSGRLRALASLHTTPPPRPMRPEALKASPVAVTFFVTADQRKALERRLREAGGSRECALLELTGVLDATQTQ; via the coding sequence ATGCCGACACCGCTCCCGATCACACGGCTCTGCGCCCACCCCGCGAACAGCAACGTCATGCCGGCGAAGCTGCTCAAGAAACTCGCCACCCACATCGAGCGATCGGGACGTTACCCGCCGGTGATTGTCCGGCCCTTCGAGGGGGCGTACCAGATCCTCGATGGCCACCACCGCGTGAAGGCGATTGAATCCCTGGGCCACACCGAGGCGCAGTGCGAGCTGTGGGAGGTCGACGACCGCGAGGCGTTGGTGCTGTTGACAACGCTGAACCGCTTGGAGGGCAGCGACGACCCCAAGAAGCGCGGGGCGCTGGTGAGTGCGTTGATGGAGGGGATTGAGCTGCCTGCTTTATCAAAACTGCTGCCCGAGGACTCGGGCCGGCTGCGGGCACTGGCTTCGCTGCATACCACCCCGCCGCCGCGCCCGATGCGTCCCGAGGCGTTGAAGGCGTCGCCCGTCGCGGTGACTTTCTTTGTCACGGCGGACCAACGCAAGGCCTTAGAGCGCCGATTGCGTGAGGCCGGGGGCTCGCGCGAATGCGCTTTGCTTGAACTGACAGGAGTGCTCGATGCGACCCAAACGCAGTGA